The Bacillota bacterium genome includes the window TACTGGAAAATTTATTGAATAATGCAACTTTAAGTTTAATATTGTCGATTTGCATAGTATCACCAAAATTATTATAGCATATTTTATTTCAAAAACATACTTTCTCTTTAAAAAGATTTATTTATTTCCATTAGAAACAACAAAAAAAATGTCTCAAAATTGTAAAAAAATAGAAAATTTTCAAGATTTATATTGATTCTTTAATGAATTGTAATTATCTTAAAAAATCATTGTATTTTTTGAAAAAAACCAGAAAAAAATTTAATCAAAATTAAATTCATGTGTTATAATATCTATGAATGAAAGCGTTTGTAAAAATGAAGAGAAGGAGTAATTTAAAAAATGACGGAATTACCTGAAACTGTAAAATCACTTAAAATGATGGCTGTTGTAAAAGAGGTTCCAGAGAAAGGGTTTTCGTACATTCCAAAAACCATTTCTACTGATTTATTACCAAGAGAAGTATTGATAAAAGTTTTAACCGCATCTTTTTGTGGAACGGATTATCATATTTATACCTTTGATGCTTGGTCAAGAAAAAGGCTGAAATTACCTTTAACAGTAGGGCATGAATTTAGCGGAGAGATTATTAAAATCGGACAAGAAGTAACAAGAGTTAAACTTGGGGACATCGTTAGTGCTGAAACACATATTATTTGTGGTGAATGTGAATTTTGCTTAAGAGGAGAAGGTCACATTTGTGAAAATACAAAAATTATTGGAGTAGATACAGATGGATGTTTTGCAAGATATTTAAAAATTCCAGAAGCAAATTGTTTTGTAAATGATAAAAATCAAAATATGTTACACTTATCAGTTCAAGAACCTTTAGGAAATGCTGTTCACACAATGACTCATTTTGAAATTTTTAATAAGACGGTAGTTGTTTTAGGATGTGGACCAATTGGATTGCTTGGAGTAGACGTAGCAAAAGCATATGGAGCTAAACGAGTTATTGCGATTGAAGTAAATGATTATAGACGCAATCTCGCAAAAAAAATTGGAGCTGATTTTGTAATTGATCCTTTAAATGAAGATGTGATTGCAACTGTTCTAAAATTGACAAATGGAAAAGGGGCAGATGTTATTGGCGAATTTTCTGGTAATAAAACCGCCATTGAACAAGCCTTTAAGTATTTAAAAGCAGGAGGAGGAATATCTATGTTAGGGATTCCTTCTGAAAATATTGAATTAGATTTTGGAAATGATGTTGTTTTTCGTGGCATCCAAATTTATGGAGTGGTAGGAAGAAGAATTTATGATACATGGTATCAAGTGAAAGCTTTAATTGATAGCAATAAATTACATTTAGACGATATCATAACACACCAATTTCCTTTAAAAGATATCAACATTGCCGCAGAAGTAATGGGAAGCAGAAATTGCGGCAAAATTATACTATTTCCAGGAGATGAAATCGATGGCTAAATTAGATTATATTGATAAATTAATAGAAGGATTAAAGACAGATGGAGTTTATCGGAAACTACCGGTTAACTATGGCCCTTGTTCCAATGTGATTGAATTAAATCATAAAAGAGTTATCAATCTATCTTCCAATAATTATTTAGGACTTGCAACTCATCCAAGAGTAAAACAAGCAGCTATTCAAGCAATTGAAAAGTATGGAGTTGGAGCTGGAAGTGTAAGAACAATCGTAGGAAATCAAGATTTACTAGAACAATTAGAGACACTTCTTGCTGAATTTAAAAAAGAAGAAGCAGTTGTTTGCTTTCAATCAGGACTAAATTGCAACCTTGGAGTAATTCAAGCAATTGTTCAAAAAGGAGATTTAATACTAAGTGATGAACTAAATCATGCCTCAATAATTGATGGAATGAAACTTGCAAAAGCAGATAAAGCTGTATTTAAACATTCCGATATGGAAGATTTAGAAAGAATTTTACAAGAAAAAAGATCACTTTTTGAAAACGTATTAATTATAACGGATGGAGTGTTTTCAATGGATGGAGATTTGGCAAATCTTCCTGGAATTGTAAACTTAGCAAAAAAATTTAATTGCCTAACTTATGTCGATGACGCACATGGTAGTGGAGTATTAGGGGAATCAGGAAGAGGAACCGTTGACCACTATGGATTAAATGGAGAGATTGATTTTATTGTTGGGACATTAAGTAAAGCTATCGGAGTAATTGGAGGATATGTTGCTACCAAGGAAAATGTAAAAGAATGGTTGCTCCATCGAGCAAGACCACTTTTATTTTCAACCGCTTTACCACCTTCCGCAACAGCTGCTACTATTGAATCTGTGAAAATTTTAATGGAAAGCACAGAATTTACTGAAAAATTATGGGAAAACGCAAAATACTTTAAAAACGCGATGAAGTACTTGGGATTCGATATTGGTAAAAGTGAGACACCTATTACTCCAGTCATGATTGGTGATGAAGCTACTACTTTACGCTTTTCTAAGGCACTTTTAGAAAATGGAGTATTCGTATCTGGAATTGTATTTCCAACCGTTGCAAAAGGAAAAGGACGCTTAAGGGTTATGATTAGCGCATCCCATACTCAAGAAGATTTGGATTATGCTATAAGAACATTCACTAAAGTTGGAAAAGAATTAAATATTATCTAATACGAAAGTTGTTTATTGAAAGACATAAACAGCTTTTTTTTATGATTTTTTTACTACATTCCTTCAAAAACAAAAAATACAATAATTTTGAAACAATGAAGTGTTTTTACATAATTTTTGATATAATATTTCTGGTAGTATACTTACATTTTAAAAAAAGTTATATAGGGAGGAATGAATGATGTCAATATATAAAAACTTTTCAAAGTATTATGATGAAATCTTTCCACTAAAGAATCAAACACTTGAATTTCTCTTAGAACATTTGCATAAAGGAAAGATTTTAGATTTGGGTTGTGCAACGGGCGAATATGCTTTAGGTTTAAGTCGAAAAGGATATCAGGTCTATGGTCTTGATTTTGATCAAGAAATGATTCGCTTAGCAATTTTAAAGGCAAAACAAACCAGTCAAACAGCACATTTTACTAAAAGAAATATGTTAGAACTTGATGAATCAAATCAATTTGATGGGATTTATTGTATTGGAAATACGTTAGTCCATTTACATTCAATTGAAGAAATATGTGTTTCTCTACAATTAATGTATAATGCACTAAAAAGCGACTCAAATCTTATCATTCAAATAATAAATTATGATCGAATTCTAAACAAAAACATAAAGAGTCTTCCTACAATTGAGTCGAGTCAGATTTCTTTTCAAAGAGACTATATGTTTGATGGAGAAAAGATTCATTTTTTAATGACATTAAAAACAGATTCAAATACCTATCAAGAAGAAGTACTACTAGTCCCAATAAGGTTTGAAGAGTTAGAAGCTTGTCTTAAAAAAATCGGATTTAAAGAGATTAAAGCTTTCGATGGATTTTCATTTTTTTCTTTTAAATTAACAAAAAGCAATCAATTAGTACTCACTTGTAAAAAATAAATTATATATCGGAAATGAAATAGTAAAGAATTAGAGAGGACAACATGAAACCAACTGAATTTATTGCAAAGAAGAAACGATATGAAATCCTAGCATTATGTGGATATGTTATGATAGGTGTTGGATTTGTTTTATTTATTCCTTTAGGAATGTCTAACCCCCAATTTCTATTTATTGTGACGCTTCTTTTTCTAAGCGGGGCAATAATTGCCGGAATCGCATCAAAACAATTTAAAAAATTAAGTTTAGAATACAAACGAATCTATATAAGCAAAATGGTTCAAGAAATTTATCCTGGTTCAACTTATCGACCAGAGATAGGATTTGAAAAGGAAGAAGTATATCACTCAAGAATATTAAGAAAAGCAGATAAATATTTTTCAGAAGATTTACTAGAGGCAACCTATAAAAACATTAATTTCCAATCTGCAGATGTAAAACTTCAAGATGTAAGAAGTAATGGAAAAACCACGACTGTAGTTACTGTATTTTTAGGAAGAGTTTATCGCTTTGATTTTCCAAAAGGATTTAAGACTGATATGGTTGTTTTACAACCAGGATTTGGCGCTAAATGGGGATTTGGCAGTTATACTGAAATTAAAACAGAATCCATTGAATTTAATCAAGAATTTAATGTTTTAGCAAAAAATGAATTGAATGCTTTTGAAATATTAACTCCTCCATTTATGGAGCGATTAAGGAAGCTAGATCTAAAATATCACGATAAAATAGTATTTTCTTTTATAGAAAACAAGCTGTATGTGGCCATAAAAACAGGTGTGGATTCGTTAGATTTGAAGATGTTTCGAAAAATGGATAGTGAATTAACAAAAGAATTCGAATTAGAGTTAGAGGACATGAAATCAATTATAGATATTTTAAAATTTGAAAGAAATATTTGATTAAATATTTTTCTGGAGGAATTTTAATTGTGGATAAAAAGGTATTTAAACGACTATTCATCTTATTTATGTTACTTGGCAATGGATTAGGGATAATTTTAAATCTTACTAATTCTGAAAATGTTGCTGAATCGCTTTCCTATTTTACAATGCAAAGCAATATTCTTGTATTCGGCTTTTTTGTGTTTTTGTATTTCAAAAAAAAGAATTTATCTAAAACGGGATTAATTTTGCAAGGAGCTTTTACCATTGCTATACTCATTACGTTTATTGTTTACCATGTATTGCTTGACCCTATTTTTGGAACAAGTAATTATGATCCACCCTTTTGGAGTAATTTTTTAGTTCATACTTTTACACCACTGATGATGTTGTTATACTATTTGTTGTTTACCGAAAAGGGAAATTATCTCTATAACCATGTAAAGTACTGGTTAATTATTCCTGTTTTATATTTTGGATATGCCAATCTTTATGCTTTTGCTGGGGGAACATTCGAATACAATGAAGCAATCACAAGATATCCCTACTATTTTATGAATCCTGATGAAATAGGTTGGTTTAAAGTAATTCTTTTTGTTTTAGTTATTACATTTTTTATTACATTAATGTCTATATTATTTGTTTATATCGATCACAAGTTAGTTAATAAAAAGGAGAATGAACATGTTAAAGAAAAATCATAAGTATATAGGGATTGGATTATTAGTTGTTTTTCTTGCGATGAATGTAATATCTTATTTTTACTTACCAGATTTATTAGTGATGCAAATTGCAAGTTTTGGAAGTTCGCCAACGACGTTGCCTAAAACATTTGGACTAAGTATTATTTTAGTAGTTGAACTACTTTCTGTATATTACCTTTTCCAATCAAAAGAAGAACAGCAACAAAAAAAATGGTTATTTGTATCAGTAGTTCTTTTAATCTTAAATACAGTTGTCATTGTATTTAACTTGTAAAAAAGAAGTTCAGTGAACTTCTTTTCTTTATCAAAAATAAAATAGTTTCTTCTTTAAACGAGGTGCAGTAATTATGCTAGATAAAAAAACTTTTAAAATATTATCAATATTTACATTAGGATATGTATTAAGTTCTCCTCTTGTATTTTTAATTCGAAATGATTCGTTACACTTAATGCTTGCTTGGAATATGTTGCTTGCATTTGTTCCTTTTTTAATCGTTTATCTAATTAACCAAAAGTATATAAAACAAAAATGGTTTGTGGTTATGAGCTTTGGGATTTGGCTTTTATTTTTGCCAAATACTTTTTATTTAATTACCGATCTCATTTATATTAATCAAATCGAATTTATGTATCAAGAAAATCCGTATTCTTCTTTAATATATCTTCAAGACTTATCCAGTTGGTTATCACTGTTTCATATCTTTTTCGGTGCCATTTTTGGGATTATATTAGGAGTTGTATCCTTAAATACTGTGTATTCATACGCAATTAAAAAATATCGATTATATAAAAGCATGCTTTTACTTTTATGTATTACCATATTATCGAGTTTTGGAATATATATCGGAAGATTCTTTCGTTATAATTCTTGGAATTTTTTAAATTTAATTTCAATATTTACAGATTTTTTTAATCATTTCACGATGTTTACCATCTTTTTTATTACTGTGTATACACTCATTCAATTATCATTATTTATCATTTATCGAAATTTAATTATGAGTAGTAAAACCAGTAAGGATCAAACGATATGAAAAAAACATTGGAAGTAGTTGGGGCCATTATTATCAAAGATGGATATGTCTTTTGTGCAAAAAGAGGAAAAAATAAAAGTTTAGCATATAAATGGGAATTTCCTGGTGGGAAAATTGAAAAAGATGAAACCCACGAAGAGGCATTAAAAAGGGAAATAAAAGAAGAATTAAATAGCGAAATCAATGTGAAATCTTTCTTTATGAAAATCACATATGAATATGACACTTTTATTATCAATCTTTATACATATCTTTGTGAATTAAAGAGCGGATTGTTAGAAATATCTGAACATATTGAAAAAAAATGGGTGAAAAAGGAAGAGTTATTATCTCTTGATTTTACACCAGCAGATTTACCAATTGTTGAAGAGTTATCTTACCATTTGTTATAAAAGAAAAGCGCCATTTAAGGCGCTTTTACATTTATGTGTGAAGAAGTAATATCATTTCTCTAAGCGATTTTGCGGCCACAGCTGTAGAAGTTCCAGATGCATCAATCATTGGAGATAACTCTACTAAATCCGCTCCAACAATTTTGTTTAATTTTTCGAAAGCATCAAATGCCTTTAATAAATCTTTATACATCATTCCTCCTGGTTCAGGAGTTCCAGTACCGGGGAAAACACTTGGATCTAATACATCTAAATCAATAGTAATATAAACTGGAACATCTTTAATGGATTCAATTGCAGCTTCTAATCCTTCAAAATCAAACTTTTGTAAGAAAGTATGACCACTTGCTGCCCAGTCAAACTCTGATTTGTCTCCACTTCTAATGCCAAACTGATAGATTTTCCCATCACCTAATAAATCATGGCATCTTTTTATAACGGTGGCATGAGATAATTTTCTTCCAAAAAACTCATCTCTTAAATCCGTATGAGCGTCTAAATGAATGATATGTAAGTTTGGGTATTTTTCAACCATTGCTTTTATAACAGGATAAGTAACTAAATGTTCTCCACCTATCATCATTGGTTTTTTATTATCTTTTAGGATAACTTGGGTTGTTTTATAAATCACATCTAAAGCGCCTTCCACATCACCAATCGGTAAATCTAGGTCGCCAATGTCAGATGTTTTAAAATCTTTTAAATCTTTGTTTCGATAGGGAGAATACCATTCAAGTCCTAAAGAATCAACACGAATTGCATTGCCTGCAAATCTCGTTCCAGGACGAAAAGAAGTTGTTGCATCCATAGGAGAACTAAAAATAATAACAGATGCTTCTTCATAGGTTTTATTACAACTTTGAAAAGACAAATCTACTTTATTAAAACTCATGTTCTTCACCTTCCCATTTTACCCAATTTTCTTTATCAATAATCTTAATTTGACCATTGTCTAATTCACTATGTATAATGGATCCTTTTTTAATATAAAAATTGATGTCATCAATCACTTCTTGTGTGATAATTTCACCTGGAATAATCATTGGAATTCCTGGTGGGTAAATCATAATCATTTCAGCGGACACTTCATCGTAAGCTTCTTCTAAAGGAACTTTCAGTTTTGGAGCATGATATGCGTCACGCGGTCTAGTATAAGTTTCAGGGAATTGATAATCAAATTTAATTTTAGGCAAACGGTTTCGAATTTTATAATATTTTTTCGATAAGTCTTTTAGTGCCAAATACAAGTTATCTAAATCGTCTTTTGTAGATCCAATTGAAAGAACAGCAAGGACTATGTGAGATTCAGCAAGTTCTAATTGGATGTTATATTTTTTTCTTAATTTTTGGTATACTTCAAATCCTGATAATCCTAATTCTGAAACTTTTACAACAATTTTTGTTTCATCAAAATCAAAGCCATCTCTTGAAAGAATGTAATCTTTGTCCATGATTTTGATACCAGGAATTGTTTTTAAATTTTCTCTTGCTTTGGAAGCAAGGTTTAATAAAGTATCAATTCTTTTTGGACCTTCAAAATACATTGTTTTTCTAGATACATCTAAACTAGCTAATAGTAAACTGCTAGGAGAAGTGCTTTGAAGCATATTTAAGGTAGAACGAAGTCTAGTAGAATCAATTCGTTTGCCTTTTGTAAGGAGAACAGAACTTTGAGTAAAAGAACCAGCTGTTTTATGAATGGAAGTAGCAGAGATATCCGCGCCAACTTCCATTGCAGTTAAAGGCAGTCTTTCCGAAAAATAAAACTGTGCTCCATGCGCTTCGTCAACAAGGACTAAAATGTTATTTTCATGAGCTAATGTTGTGATTTTCTCAATATTGCTACATACTCCAAAATAAGTTGGATTAATTAAAAAAATAGCTTTTGCATCAGGGTTTTCAGTTATTGCTTCTAAAACACTTTCATAAGAAACTCCATTTGCAATTCCTAAATTCGCATCAATATCGGGTTTGACAAATACAGGCATAGCCCCACTTAAAATCAGAGCATTAATTACAGATTTATGTACATTTCTAGGTAAAATAATTTTATCATTTGCACTACAAGCCGACATAATCATAGCAATAATGCCAATGGTAGTTCCATTGGTTAAAAAGTAAGCTTTGTCAGCGTGACAAGCATCAGCCATTAAGGCTTCTGCTTCTTTTATAACTCCAGTAGGTCTGCTTAAATGATCTAAACCGATAGGTGCATTGCTATCTAAAAGATAAGTGTTTTGACCTATAAAATCCTGTAAATCATTTTTGACTTTCCCTAGTTTATGCCCAGGGACATCAAACGACGTGGTATCACTTAATCCATATTCTTTTAATTTCGTAAAAAAGGGTGTTGCTTGTTGTCGATCAATTTTCAATGTAATATAACCCACCTTTCTATTTTGAAGCATTGTATGCAATATGAATAATAACATAATTTGATATAATTAAAAAGTATTTTTAATGATGAATTTAAAAAAATTAAAAAAATCCAAATAATAATATTAATCTTACCTTTCAGATATATGATATAATTATTTTAAGATATAAGCGGTTGTGGCGGAATGGCAGACGCGCTACTTTCAGGAGGTAGTGTCTTTATGACGTGTGGGTTCGAGTCCCATCAACCGCACCATATAGAAAGCATTGGTTTGATACAATCGTACCAGGCCTTTTTTGTTTGCAGAAAGGAAGATTTTGCCTATATTCCAATTTCCATAGAGTCTATACTGATACCCATCTTACAGGTAATGTATCATTTAGACTACCTGATGATAAATACATCTCATATTTACTTGCTGCTTGACTGTATGATAGCTCATTTTTAATGATGTCTGAAACAATCTTTCATTTCTTGGTATCAGTTCAGCGCATTTCATTAAAGCGCATATAAATGCTCAATAAATCGTAAATTGGTGTTAAATATGCAATATAATGCGCATAATACATTAAACTATAGAAAAATAAGAAAGCGCATTATATTGCATAATATAAGCATAAAATATTGTTTCTGAGTAATATATTGCGCATTAAAAAAAATATGATATAATTAATGTAGAGAAACGAAACAGAGATGAGGTGTTATTTTGAGTAAATATTTATCATCACAAGCAGCGTTATTAGAATTAGGACTTAGACTTAAATCATATAGAATATATAGTGCTTTAACTCAAGAAGAATTAGCTATTAAATCTGGCGTTTCTAGGAGAAGTATACAAAATATGGAGAATGGTGAAGATGTAAATTTATCTACTATAATAAAAGTATTAATGGCATTAGGATTGGATTCAAATCTTGATTTGTTAGTGCCAGATTCAACACAAAGACCTTCATATTATCTGAAAACCAACTCCAATATTAAACGTCGCTCGAGAGCAATCAAGAAAAAAGTTCGAGATTTAAGCAAAGAATTTAAATGGGGTGACGAATCATAATGATAAAAGTTGCAAAAGTGAAATTATGGGGTACCATAATAGGTTACTTTACCTTAGATGAATCAAAAGGATTTGTCTCTTTTGAGTATGAAATGAATTTTCTTAATAGTGGTATTGAGGTTTCACCGATTAAAATGCCATTATCAAGGAAGATATATGAATTCCCAGAATTATTAAACACATCTTTTAAAGGAGTTCCAGGATTGATTTCAGACTCATTGCCAGATAAATTTGGAAATGCGATTATCGATAGGTGGCTTGCTTCTCAAGGGAGAACAAGTGAATCTTTTAATGTACTTGAAAGACTATGTTATACAGGAAAGCGAGGAATGGGAGCGCTAGAATATGAACCGGATAGCAGCGGAAACAAAGATTCCGATGAAGAAGTAAGTATAGCGAAAATGGTAGATTTTGCATCAGCTATTTTAGACAAACAAAAAAGTCTATCCTTAACTTCAGGTGATGACATCAGCTATCAGCAACTCTTAAAATTAGGCACCTCTGCAGGTGGTGCAAGGGCAAAAGCAATTATTGCATATAACAAGAAAACACGTGAGTTCCGTTCGGGACAAATTGATTTGGGAGAGGATTTTGAACACTGGCTAATTAAGTTTGATGGGGTTAGAAAGAACGGAGATTACAAT containing:
- the tdh gene encoding L-threonine 3-dehydrogenase, translated to MTELPETVKSLKMMAVVKEVPEKGFSYIPKTISTDLLPREVLIKVLTASFCGTDYHIYTFDAWSRKRLKLPLTVGHEFSGEIIKIGQEVTRVKLGDIVSAETHIICGECEFCLRGEGHICENTKIIGVDTDGCFARYLKIPEANCFVNDKNQNMLHLSVQEPLGNAVHTMTHFEIFNKTVVVLGCGPIGLLGVDVAKAYGAKRVIAIEVNDYRRNLAKKIGADFVIDPLNEDVIATVLKLTNGKGADVIGEFSGNKTAIEQAFKYLKAGGGISMLGIPSENIELDFGNDVVFRGIQIYGVVGRRIYDTWYQVKALIDSNKLHLDDIITHQFPLKDINIAAEVMGSRNCGKIILFPGDEIDG
- a CDS encoding glycine C-acetyltransferase, whose protein sequence is MKSMAKLDYIDKLIEGLKTDGVYRKLPVNYGPCSNVIELNHKRVINLSSNNYLGLATHPRVKQAAIQAIEKYGVGAGSVRTIVGNQDLLEQLETLLAEFKKEEAVVCFQSGLNCNLGVIQAIVQKGDLILSDELNHASIIDGMKLAKADKAVFKHSDMEDLERILQEKRSLFENVLIITDGVFSMDGDLANLPGIVNLAKKFNCLTYVDDAHGSGVLGESGRGTVDHYGLNGEIDFIVGTLSKAIGVIGGYVATKENVKEWLLHRARPLLFSTALPPSATAATIESVKILMESTEFTEKLWENAKYFKNAMKYLGFDIGKSETPITPVMIGDEATTLRFSKALLENGVFVSGIVFPTVAKGKGRLRVMISASHTQEDLDYAIRTFTKVGKELNII
- a CDS encoding class I SAM-dependent methyltransferase; the protein is MSIYKNFSKYYDEIFPLKNQTLEFLLEHLHKGKILDLGCATGEYALGLSRKGYQVYGLDFDQEMIRLAILKAKQTSQTAHFTKRNMLELDESNQFDGIYCIGNTLVHLHSIEEICVSLQLMYNALKSDSNLIIQIINYDRILNKNIKSLPTIESSQISFQRDYMFDGEKIHFLMTLKTDSNTYQEEVLLVPIRFEELEACLKKIGFKEIKAFDGFSFFSFKLTKSNQLVLTCKK
- a CDS encoding DUF3137 domain-containing protein, whose amino-acid sequence is MKPTEFIAKKKRYEILALCGYVMIGVGFVLFIPLGMSNPQFLFIVTLLFLSGAIIAGIASKQFKKLSLEYKRIYISKMVQEIYPGSTYRPEIGFEKEEVYHSRILRKADKYFSEDLLEATYKNINFQSADVKLQDVRSNGKTTTVVTVFLGRVYRFDFPKGFKTDMVVLQPGFGAKWGFGSYTEIKTESIEFNQEFNVLAKNELNAFEILTPPFMERLRKLDLKYHDKIVFSFIENKLYVAIKTGVDSLDLKMFRKMDSELTKEFELELEDMKSIIDILKFERNI
- a CDS encoding Pr6Pr family membrane protein — translated: MIKYFSGGILIVDKKVFKRLFILFMLLGNGLGIILNLTNSENVAESLSYFTMQSNILVFGFFVFLYFKKKNLSKTGLILQGAFTIAILITFIVYHVLLDPIFGTSNYDPPFWSNFLVHTFTPLMMLLYYLLFTEKGNYLYNHVKYWLIIPVLYFGYANLYAFAGGTFEYNEAITRYPYYFMNPDEIGWFKVILFVLVITFFITLMSILFVYIDHKLVNKKENEHVKEKS
- a CDS encoding DUF1361 domain-containing protein, coding for MLDKKTFKILSIFTLGYVLSSPLVFLIRNDSLHLMLAWNMLLAFVPFLIVYLINQKYIKQKWFVVMSFGIWLLFLPNTFYLITDLIYINQIEFMYQENPYSSLIYLQDLSSWLSLFHIFFGAIFGIILGVVSLNTVYSYAIKKYRLYKSMLLLLCITILSSFGIYIGRFFRYNSWNFLNLISIFTDFFNHFTMFTIFFITVYTLIQLSLFIIYRNLIMSSKTSKDQTI
- the mutT gene encoding 8-oxo-dGTP diphosphatase MutT; its protein translation is MKKTLEVVGAIIIKDGYVFCAKRGKNKSLAYKWEFPGGKIEKDETHEEALKREIKEELNSEINVKSFFMKITYEYDTFIINLYTYLCELKSGLLEISEHIEKKWVKKEELLSLDFTPADLPIVEELSYHLL
- the speB gene encoding agmatinase gives rise to the protein MSFNKVDLSFQSCNKTYEEASVIIFSSPMDATTSFRPGTRFAGNAIRVDSLGLEWYSPYRNKDLKDFKTSDIGDLDLPIGDVEGALDVIYKTTQVILKDNKKPMMIGGEHLVTYPVIKAMVEKYPNLHIIHLDAHTDLRDEFFGRKLSHATVIKRCHDLLGDGKIYQFGIRSGDKSEFDWAASGHTFLQKFDFEGLEAAIESIKDVPVYITIDLDVLDPSVFPGTGTPEPGGMMYKDLLKAFDAFEKLNKIVGADLVELSPMIDASGTSTAVAAKSLREMILLLHT
- a CDS encoding aminotransferase class I/II-fold pyridoxal phosphate-dependent enzyme, whose translation is MKIDRQQATPFFTKLKEYGLSDTTSFDVPGHKLGKVKNDLQDFIGQNTYLLDSNAPIGLDHLSRPTGVIKEAEALMADACHADKAYFLTNGTTIGIIAMIMSACSANDKIILPRNVHKSVINALILSGAMPVFVKPDIDANLGIANGVSYESVLEAITENPDAKAIFLINPTYFGVCSNIEKITTLAHENNILVLVDEAHGAQFYFSERLPLTAMEVGADISATSIHKTAGSFTQSSVLLTKGKRIDSTRLRSTLNMLQSTSPSSLLLASLDVSRKTMYFEGPKRIDTLLNLASKARENLKTIPGIKIMDKDYILSRDGFDFDETKIVVKVSELGLSGFEVYQKLRKKYNIQLELAESHIVLAVLSIGSTKDDLDNLYLALKDLSKKYYKIRNRLPKIKFDYQFPETYTRPRDAYHAPKLKVPLEEAYDEVSAEMIMIYPPGIPMIIPGEIITQEVIDDINFYIKKGSIIHSELDNGQIKIIDKENWVKWEGEEHEF
- a CDS encoding helix-turn-helix domain-containing protein; the encoded protein is MSKYLSSQAALLELGLRLKSYRIYSALTQEELAIKSGVSRRSIQNMENGEDVNLSTIIKVLMALGLDSNLDLLVPDSTQRPSYYLKTNSNIKRRSRAIKKKVRDLSKEFKWGDES